In Streptantibioticus cattleyicolor NRRL 8057 = DSM 46488, a genomic segment contains:
- a CDS encoding acyl-CoA-like ligand-binding transcription factor: MVAGELRLVALGGERAGRCHQAGVVDQDVESVVQFLAGMGTGMRDELAARPATEPPSAALRHAVHSALAVCGGAHVERALPVVRLILRTPALLARFLERQAQWRAELTSRLAHRLRLDPDAELYPQLAAGMALTAFDAVLRRWSESDGAADPVALLDRAFAVIAPALDAVEPR; the protein is encoded by the coding sequence GTGGTTGCAGGCGAACTGCGACTCGTGGCCCTGGGGGGTGAGCGAGCGGGGCGGTGCCATCAGGCCGGCGTTGTTGACCAGGACGTCGAGTCGGTCGTCCAGTTCCTGGCCGGCATGGGCACCGGGATGCGGGACGAACTGGCGGCCCGGCCCGCGACGGAGCCGCCCTCCGCCGCCCTGCGGCACGCCGTCCACTCGGCGCTGGCGGTCTGCGGCGGCGCCCACGTCGAGCGGGCGCTGCCGGTGGTCCGGCTCATCCTGCGTACCCCGGCCCTGCTCGCCCGCTTCCTGGAACGGCAGGCGCAGTGGCGTGCCGAGCTGACCTCGCGACTGGCGCACCGGCTGCGGCTCGACCCGGACGCCGAGTTGTATCCGCAGCTCGCCGCCGGGATGGCGCTGACCGCCTTCGACGCCGTGCTGCGCCGCTGGAGCGAGTCCGACGGCGCCGCCGACCCGGTGGCGCTCCTCGACCGTGCCTTCGCCGTGATCGCCCCGGCGCTGGACGCCGTCGAACCCCGTTAG
- a CDS encoding FitA-like ribbon-helix-helix domain-containing protein yields the protein MTALTIRDVPDDQIQTLKVRAAQAGKSLQAYFLDLIARETSKPTMAEMVARLNRETTAGVSTEDVLAAIDEARTGR from the coding sequence ATGACCGCCCTGACGATTCGGGACGTCCCGGATGACCAGATCCAGACCCTGAAGGTACGGGCCGCCCAGGCCGGCAAGTCCCTTCAGGCCTACTTTCTCGATCTCATCGCGCGCGAGACGTCCAAGCCCACCATGGCGGAGATGGTGGCGCGCCTGAACCGGGAGACCACGGCCGGCGTCAGCACCGAGGACGTGCTGGCCGCGATCGACGAGGCGAGGACCGGGCGGTGA
- a CDS encoding tetratricopeptide repeat protein gives MLGEEEAGPTRSRVDNTVNGGTFHGPHVQAGSVGTVTFQQAAMPLVIPGTPPPRTLPGAPAHFTNRDRELARLVAAVDEGDGAPTVVVLVGAGGVGKTAMALRLGAALRDRYPDGQLHHDLRGGSPGATATPSAVLCRFLHALGVNPQYVPARQEAQADLFRSLVADRRVLVLLDDAHSAAQVIPLVTGTPGSLTVVTSRRQLPRLVAECGARVVHVGPLDERDAVLLLSRVSGDPAVREAPRHAEAVARRCAGLPLALCAAGARMATAVDLDWATLEREMTREWNDPTPAGGDGPQGTDAYEPGTHGPDAVSAAVHVSYAALSPGAARALRLLALRAWPSIGAELAAAACDVDVAEARGLLAELAGARLLETAGTDRYRLHDLVREQAARWAESEERPVAVAASSRATVAWCLRTAVAADACVIPGRWHLGPRYDALRDAEPAHPDAASALAALARERENLTEAVQAAADLGFDDLAWQLCEALWGLFLRMGFHQDWLRTHRLGVEAAVRCADLRAEGRMRCQLAFGYLGMGRLEEAEAEILAAREADRRARHPRGEATAIESLGLLRLRQRRPAEAARCFEEARVPARRVGDHRALALLEHHLGRALRGEGRYAEATAQLERARAMMRELPDPYNEARVLTSLGETLLDAGRPRDAAAPLAEAAEIMTAEGATVQRGDIAALRARCARAAGDTAAEERYLREAAAHHRATGSPALAEVTARLAELVATPPEEGPSPR, from the coding sequence GTGCTGGGCGAAGAGGAAGCCGGTCCGACGCGGTCACGGGTGGACAACACCGTCAACGGCGGGACGTTCCACGGGCCGCACGTACAGGCCGGATCGGTCGGGACGGTCACCTTCCAGCAGGCCGCCATGCCCCTGGTGATCCCCGGGACGCCACCGCCGCGCACCCTGCCCGGCGCCCCCGCGCACTTCACCAACCGCGACCGGGAACTCGCCCGGCTCGTCGCCGCCGTGGACGAGGGCGACGGCGCGCCGACCGTCGTCGTGCTCGTCGGCGCCGGCGGGGTCGGCAAGACGGCGATGGCCCTGCGGCTCGGGGCCGCGCTGCGCGACCGCTATCCGGACGGCCAGCTCCACCACGATCTGCGCGGCGGCTCGCCGGGGGCCACCGCCACGCCGTCCGCGGTGCTCTGTCGCTTCCTGCACGCGCTGGGCGTCAACCCGCAGTACGTACCGGCCCGGCAGGAGGCCCAGGCGGACCTGTTCCGTTCCCTGGTGGCCGACCGGCGGGTGCTCGTGCTGCTGGACGACGCGCACTCGGCCGCGCAGGTGATCCCGCTGGTGACGGGTACGCCCGGTTCGCTGACGGTGGTCACCAGCCGCCGCCAACTACCGCGTCTTGTTGCGGAGTGCGGGGCGCGCGTGGTGCACGTCGGACCGCTGGACGAACGTGACGCCGTGCTGTTGCTCTCCCGGGTCTCCGGCGACCCGGCGGTACGGGAGGCACCACGCCACGCCGAAGCCGTCGCGCGGCGGTGCGCGGGGCTGCCGCTGGCGCTGTGCGCGGCCGGCGCCCGGATGGCCACCGCCGTGGACCTGGACTGGGCGACCCTGGAGCGCGAGATGACCCGGGAATGGAACGACCCCACCCCGGCCGGCGGTGACGGCCCGCAGGGTACGGACGCGTACGAACCGGGCACGCACGGCCCGGACGCCGTCTCCGCCGCCGTCCACGTCTCCTACGCCGCGCTCTCCCCGGGTGCCGCCCGCGCCCTTCGCCTGCTGGCGCTGCGCGCCTGGCCGTCCATCGGCGCGGAACTGGCCGCCGCCGCGTGCGACGTCGACGTGGCGGAGGCCCGCGGTCTGCTGGCCGAACTCGCCGGCGCCCGGCTGCTGGAGACGGCCGGTACGGACCGTTACCGCCTGCACGACCTCGTCCGGGAGCAGGCCGCGCGGTGGGCGGAGAGCGAGGAGCGCCCGGTCGCCGTGGCGGCGTCGTCGCGCGCCACGGTGGCGTGGTGCCTGCGTACCGCGGTGGCCGCCGACGCGTGCGTCATCCCGGGGCGCTGGCACCTCGGCCCGCGGTACGACGCCCTGCGCGATGCGGAACCCGCCCACCCGGACGCCGCGAGCGCCCTCGCCGCCCTCGCCCGGGAACGGGAGAACCTGACCGAGGCCGTCCAGGCGGCGGCCGACCTCGGGTTCGACGATCTGGCCTGGCAGTTGTGCGAAGCGCTCTGGGGGCTCTTCCTGCGCATGGGGTTCCACCAGGACTGGCTGCGCACCCACCGGCTCGGCGTCGAGGCCGCGGTGCGCTGCGCCGATCTGCGGGCCGAGGGGCGGATGCGCTGCCAACTGGCCTTCGGATACCTGGGGATGGGTCGGCTGGAGGAGGCCGAGGCCGAGATCCTGGCGGCGCGGGAGGCCGACCGCCGGGCCCGCCATCCCCGTGGTGAGGCCACCGCGATCGAGTCCCTGGGCCTGCTGCGCCTGCGTCAGCGACGGCCCGCCGAGGCGGCCCGTTGCTTCGAGGAGGCCCGCGTCCCGGCGCGGCGGGTGGGCGACCACCGGGCGCTGGCCCTCCTCGAACACCACCTCGGGCGCGCGCTGCGCGGGGAGGGGCGGTACGCGGAGGCCACCGCCCAACTGGAACGTGCCCGGGCGATGATGCGGGAACTCCCCGATCCCTACAACGAGGCGCGGGTGCTGACCAGCCTGGGCGAGACGCTGCTGGACGCCGGCCGGCCGCGCGACGCGGCGGCGCCGCTGGCCGAGGCGGCCGAAATCATGACGGCCGAGGGCGCCACCGTCCAGCGGGGCGACATCGCCGCGCTGCGGGCCAGGTGCGCCCGGGCGGCCGGTGACACCGCGGCCGAGGAACGGTACCTGCGCGAGGCCGCCGCCCACCACCGCGCCACCGGCTCGCCCGCCCTCGCCGAGGTGACCGCCCGGCTCGCCGAACTCGTGGCTACGCCTCCGGAGGAGGGTCCGTCTCCACGGTGA
- a CDS encoding DNA-3-methyladenine glycosylase family protein, which produces MNDDEPQAEAVEDGPDGFRLRLAHRPPLDLPRLFRFLAARAVPGVEEYGSGTYRRVLTLPHGPGTVALTDGGEGYVTGRLRLADRRDLPVAVALCRRLLDLDTDPAAVTEALAGCPLLGPLRAAAPGLRSPGHVSPAELAVRALLGQQISVAGARTIAGRLTAAYGRPLPVADGGLTHEFPTAEALGTADPADLPMPTARKTALYALAGALASGEVVLDPDADPDEAESRLRALPGIGPWTASYIRMRALGDPDVFLATDLGVRHALERLGHPGDPANARRLAERWRPWRSYASHHLWSTLEPS; this is translated from the coding sequence GTGAACGACGACGAACCGCAGGCCGAAGCGGTCGAGGACGGACCGGACGGGTTCCGGCTGCGCCTCGCCCACCGGCCGCCCCTCGATCTGCCCCGGCTCTTCCGCTTCCTCGCCGCCCGCGCCGTGCCCGGGGTCGAGGAGTACGGATCCGGCACCTACCGGCGGGTGCTCACGCTGCCGCACGGCCCCGGGACGGTGGCCCTGACGGACGGCGGGGAGGGGTACGTGACCGGCAGGCTGCGCCTGGCCGACCGGCGCGACCTGCCGGTGGCCGTCGCCCTCTGCCGCCGACTGCTCGACCTGGACACCGACCCGGCCGCCGTCACCGAGGCGCTGGCCGGCTGCCCGCTGCTCGGCCCGCTGCGCGCCGCCGCCCCCGGACTGCGCTCCCCCGGCCACGTCAGCCCCGCCGAACTGGCGGTACGGGCGCTGCTCGGCCAGCAGATCTCGGTGGCCGGCGCGCGCACCATCGCCGGCCGGCTCACCGCGGCCTACGGCCGTCCGCTGCCGGTGGCCGACGGCGGCCTCACCCACGAGTTCCCCACCGCCGAGGCGCTCGGCACCGCCGACCCCGCCGACCTGCCGATGCCCACCGCCCGCAAGACGGCGCTGTACGCGCTGGCCGGCGCGCTCGCCTCCGGGGAGGTCGTCCTCGACCCGGACGCCGACCCGGACGAGGCCGAGTCCCGGCTGCGCGCCCTGCCCGGCATCGGCCCCTGGACGGCGTCGTACATCCGCATGCGCGCCCTCGGCGACCCGGACGTCTTCCTCGCCACCGACCTCGGGGTGCGCCACGCCCTGGAACGCCTCGGCCACCCCGGCGACCCCGCGAACGCGCGCCGGCTCGCCGAGCGCTGGCGGCCCTGGCGCTCGTACGCCTCGCACCACCTCTGGTCGACGCTGGAGCCGTCATGA
- a CDS encoding UDP-N-acetyl glucosamine 2-epimerase, which translates to MVIPSGVQATEGLDQVVAEATWLRVPVGPEARRWATRAATARVLLVVHNVTSATRLLDVLPLFHGDLRIQCLATCTGSSPFTDGTRRLLDQVGLLVLPWEQAKATPADLVISASYGGELAELQGELAVLSHGIGYNKKLSREPGAGSREPGAGSREPGAGSREPGAGSREPGAGSREPGAGSREPGAGSREPGAGPVFGLSPEWLLHEGKPFASATVLSHPEQLERLRAACPEAAPTAVLAGDPCFDRMLAAVRYRERYRRAFGIAPGQRLVVLNSTWNPRALFGDAAGDPLAQLLPRLTSELPLDQYRTAAVLHPNIWHGHGTGQVRRWLERARRAGLLLIPPLGEWRQALIAADCVIGDHGSVTYYAAALGRPVLLGAFPAQDLDPGSPVAELGRSAPHLRPREPLRPQLDRLLDGYDPAPQARFAALATSAPGRSAALLRRLFYDLLGLAEPAHPAALDRLPLPDRAVPPPTAPVRVLTRLDRAMAGGAPEVAVTRYADPATEPGDPDTLDAHTVVHEETADPGRLDLADVVVAHDSRLGPAAAWTREALALYPHCAMAAFVTGPGRCLVRTADGRLVALTADPDDDGRPDLCDPAAYASALYAWYDAGGRAEELAHGLVVVTGVGRHRITVETDPPPEA; encoded by the coding sequence ATGGTGATCCCTTCCGGTGTCCAGGCGACGGAAGGGCTGGATCAGGTCGTGGCGGAGGCTACCTGGCTGCGGGTGCCGGTGGGCCCGGAGGCCCGCCGATGGGCGACCCGGGCGGCCACCGCCCGCGTACTGCTCGTCGTCCACAACGTCACCTCGGCCACCCGGCTCCTCGACGTCCTCCCGCTCTTCCACGGCGACCTGCGGATCCAGTGCCTCGCCACCTGCACCGGCTCCTCCCCCTTCACCGACGGCACCCGCCGCCTCCTCGACCAGGTCGGCCTGCTCGTCCTCCCCTGGGAACAGGCGAAGGCCACCCCCGCCGACCTCGTCATCAGCGCCAGTTACGGCGGTGAACTGGCCGAGCTCCAGGGCGAATTGGCCGTTTTGTCGCACGGTATCGGATACAATAAAAAGCTCAGCCGGGAGCCGGGAGCCGGGAGCCGGGAGCCGGGAGCCGGGAGCCGGGAGCCGGGAGCCGGGAGCCGGGAGCCGGGAGCCGGGAGCCGGGAGCCGGGAGCCGGGAGCCGGGAGCCGGGAGCCGGGAGCCGGGAGCCGGGAGCCGGGAGCCGGGAGCCGGGAGCCGGGCCGGTGTTCGGGTTGTCGCCGGAGTGGCTGCTGCACGAGGGGAAGCCGTTCGCGAGCGCGACCGTGCTCTCCCACCCGGAGCAGTTGGAACGGCTGCGGGCCGCGTGCCCCGAGGCCGCGCCCACCGCGGTGCTCGCCGGCGACCCGTGCTTCGACCGCATGCTGGCCGCCGTCCGGTACCGGGAACGCTACCGCCGGGCCTTCGGCATCGCCCCCGGACAGCGGCTCGTGGTGCTCAACTCCACCTGGAACCCGCGCGCGCTCTTCGGTGACGCGGCCGGCGACCCGCTGGCCCAGCTACTGCCCCGGCTCACCTCCGAGCTGCCGCTCGACCAGTACCGCACGGCCGCCGTGCTCCATCCCAACATCTGGCACGGCCACGGCACGGGACAGGTCCGCCGCTGGCTGGAGCGCGCCCGCCGGGCCGGGCTGTTGCTGATACCCCCGCTGGGCGAGTGGCGCCAGGCGCTGATCGCCGCCGACTGCGTCATCGGCGACCACGGCTCGGTGACCTACTACGCCGCCGCGCTCGGCCGGCCCGTCCTGCTCGGCGCCTTCCCGGCCCAGGACCTCGACCCCGGCTCGCCCGTCGCCGAGCTCGGCCGGAGCGCGCCGCACCTGCGCCCCCGCGAACCACTGCGCCCCCAGCTCGACCGCCTCCTGGACGGCTACGACCCCGCGCCGCAGGCCCGTTTCGCCGCGCTGGCCACCTCCGCCCCGGGGCGCTCCGCGGCACTGCTGCGCCGGCTCTTCTACGACCTGCTGGGGCTGGCCGAACCCGCGCACCCCGCCGCGCTGGACCGGCTGCCGCTCCCGGACCGCGCCGTACCGCCGCCGACGGCACCGGTGCGCGTGCTGACCCGGCTCGACCGGGCGATGGCGGGCGGGGCGCCCGAGGTCGCGGTCACCCGCTACGCCGACCCCGCGACGGAACCGGGCGACCCCGACACCCTCGACGCCCACACCGTGGTCCACGAGGAGACCGCCGACCCCGGCAGGCTCGACCTGGCCGACGTCGTCGTCGCCCACGACTCCCGGCTCGGCCCGGCGGCGGCCTGGACGCGCGAGGCGCTGGCGCTCTACCCGCACTGTGCCATGGCCGCCTTCGTCACCGGCCCCGGGCGCTGCCTCGTACGCACCGCCGACGGCCGCCTCGTCGCCCTGACCGCGGACCCGGACGACGACGGACGGCCCGACCTGTGCGACCCCGCGGCCTACGCCTCCGCGCTGTACGCCTGGTACGACGCCGGCGGACGCGCGGAGGAGCTGGCCCACGGGCTGGTGGTGGTGACCGGAGTCGGCCGACACCGGATCACCGTGGAGACGGACCCTCCTCCGGAGGCGTAG
- a CDS encoding TIGR02677 family protein: MSDAPPPQPFAYLQAPNAALYGQVLAVFAQARERFIVHLRPEDVAAELRQGSGGTAAVPVGTEAVGAALEKLVEWGNLRADADTGRVTSVEDFHRARYLYQLTRHGQAALRAMAVYEQALGRRGELQSVALADIAEQLGSLLVLAQAEDPDPAKTHLLLLQIAERFGSLADNAQAFMASLRRTIDFQDGDEEAFIAYKDRLVEYIERFIADLAGRGAQIADLLTRLNAAGVGRLLLAAARREAGDAVPDSDEPEAELARAEAAQSALVAWENRWRGLADWFLSRSPRQPSQAKLLRGAAVSAITGLINTVAALNERRGGRSDRSADFRALARFFAQAADDAAAHRLWRAAFALTPARHLTVDAATQAAWQEADLAATTPWAEAPPLEISPRLRETGSYERRGRPNRVADRTAARQVLAEQVEREAAQTTAARARLATDGPVLLSELAGPDGLDPHAFRLFLAVLGDALSARVPGESESSALTGDGTMEVRLKLVDPDTTVRIPTADGVLCGPEHIIEIIDLAPTGDVV, encoded by the coding sequence GTGTCCGACGCTCCGCCGCCCCAGCCGTTCGCTTATCTGCAGGCGCCGAACGCCGCCCTCTACGGCCAGGTCCTGGCCGTGTTCGCGCAGGCACGGGAGCGGTTCATCGTCCATCTGCGGCCGGAGGACGTGGCCGCGGAGCTGCGCCAGGGCTCCGGCGGCACGGCGGCGGTGCCGGTCGGGACCGAGGCGGTCGGCGCGGCGCTGGAGAAGCTGGTCGAGTGGGGCAACCTCCGTGCGGACGCCGACACCGGCCGGGTGACATCGGTCGAGGACTTCCACCGGGCGCGCTACCTGTACCAGCTCACCCGCCACGGCCAGGCCGCGCTGCGCGCGATGGCCGTGTACGAGCAGGCGCTGGGCCGGCGCGGCGAGTTGCAGTCGGTCGCGCTGGCGGACATCGCCGAGCAGCTGGGCTCGCTGCTGGTCCTCGCGCAGGCGGAGGATCCCGATCCGGCCAAGACCCACCTGCTGCTGCTCCAGATCGCCGAGCGGTTCGGGAGCCTGGCGGACAACGCCCAGGCGTTCATGGCCTCGCTGCGCCGCACCATCGACTTCCAGGACGGCGACGAGGAGGCGTTCATCGCGTACAAGGACCGGCTGGTCGAGTACATCGAGCGTTTCATCGCCGACCTGGCGGGCCGCGGCGCGCAGATCGCGGACCTGCTCACCCGGCTGAACGCGGCCGGCGTGGGGCGCCTGCTCCTGGCGGCCGCCCGCCGGGAGGCCGGTGACGCCGTACCCGACTCGGACGAACCGGAGGCGGAGCTGGCCCGCGCGGAGGCGGCGCAGTCGGCGCTCGTCGCATGGGAGAACCGCTGGCGGGGCCTGGCCGACTGGTTCCTGAGCCGGTCGCCGCGTCAGCCCTCCCAGGCGAAGCTGCTGCGCGGTGCTGCGGTCAGCGCGATCACCGGTCTGATCAACACCGTGGCAGCGCTGAACGAGCGGCGCGGCGGGCGCTCGGATCGGTCGGCCGACTTCCGGGCGCTGGCCCGGTTCTTCGCGCAGGCCGCGGACGACGCGGCCGCCCACCGCCTGTGGCGGGCGGCCTTCGCCCTCACCCCGGCCCGGCATCTGACGGTCGACGCCGCTACCCAGGCGGCCTGGCAGGAGGCGGATCTCGCTGCCACCACGCCGTGGGCCGAGGCCCCGCCGCTGGAGATCAGCCCGCGGCTGCGTGAGACCGGTTCGTACGAGCGGCGCGGTAGGCCGAACCGGGTCGCGGACCGCACCGCGGCGCGGCAGGTGCTGGCCGAGCAGGTCGAGCGGGAGGCCGCCCAGACCACCGCCGCCCGGGCTCGGCTGGCCACCGACGGCCCGGTGCTGCTCTCCGAGCTGGCCGGCCCGGACGGGCTCGACCCGCACGCGTTCCGCTTGTTCCTCGCGGTACTCGGCGACGCGCTGTCGGCCCGGGTGCCGGGGGAGAGCGAGTCCTCGGCCCTCACCGGGGACGGCACGATGGAGGTCCGGCTGAAGCTGGTCGACCCGGACACGACGGTGCGGATCCCGACCGCGGACGGCGTGCTCTGCGGGCCGGAGCACATCATCGAGATCATCGACCTGGCGCCGACGGGAGATGTGGTATGA
- a CDS encoding methylated-DNA--[protein]-cysteine S-methyltransferase — MNEVAFLVREFAEPLDGPVRYAVLESPVGPLLLTGDGRSVTGLYTSGQRYGPRIGADWVPDPGLLPPVRDQLAAYFAGELRRFDLPLAPCGTPWQRQVWQALTTVPYGRTTTYGALAVALGRPTAARAVGLANGRNPVSVVIPCHRVVGADGSLTGYAGGLARKRRLLELESGALPLG, encoded by the coding sequence ATGAACGAAGTCGCCTTCCTCGTACGGGAGTTCGCCGAGCCGCTGGACGGTCCGGTGCGGTACGCGGTGCTGGAGTCGCCGGTCGGGCCACTGCTGCTCACCGGGGACGGCCGCTCGGTCACCGGGCTGTACACCTCGGGTCAGCGGTACGGGCCGCGGATCGGCGCCGACTGGGTGCCCGACCCCGGGCTGCTGCCGCCGGTGCGCGACCAGCTCGCCGCCTACTTCGCCGGCGAGTTGCGCCGCTTCGACCTGCCGCTGGCGCCGTGCGGCACGCCGTGGCAGCGCCAGGTGTGGCAGGCGCTCACCACGGTGCCGTACGGGCGCACAACGACGTACGGCGCGCTCGCCGTCGCGCTGGGGCGGCCCACCGCCGCGCGGGCCGTGGGGCTGGCCAACGGACGCAACCCGGTCTCCGTCGTCATCCCCTGCCACCGCGTGGTGGGCGCCGACGGCTCGCTCACCGGTTACGCCGGCGGGCTGGCCCGCAAGCGGCGGCTGCTGGAGCTGGAGAGCGGTGCGCTGCCGCTGGGGTGA
- a CDS encoding type II toxin-antitoxin system VapC family toxin, protein MSETVVIDCSALAHFLTNHDPLGVAVRARVGAAAAVAVPTLVDYEIQSALLGMRRGGKLTEREVAKAIDAYQLLPLLRHETLFLWDRVQALHGNLSAYDAQYVALAEALAATLITSDVRIERSGAAKCDIEVFDSN, encoded by the coding sequence GTGAGCGAGACGGTCGTCATCGACTGCTCCGCCCTTGCGCACTTCCTCACCAACCACGACCCGCTCGGCGTTGCCGTCCGCGCCCGGGTGGGCGCCGCCGCTGCCGTCGCCGTGCCCACACTCGTCGACTACGAGATCCAGTCCGCACTGCTCGGCATGAGGAGAGGGGGCAAGCTCACGGAACGGGAAGTGGCCAAGGCCATCGATGCCTACCAGCTGCTCCCGCTCCTCCGGCACGAGACGCTCTTCCTCTGGGACCGCGTTCAGGCGCTCCACGGAAACCTGAGCGCCTACGATGCCCAGTACGTCGCCCTGGCCGAGGCTCTCGCCGCGACGCTGATCACGAGTGATGTGAGGATCGAACGGAGCGGTGCCGCGAAATGCGACATCGAGGTCTTCGACTCGAACTGA
- a CDS encoding TIGR02678 family protein has product MTDADVQAERRRAARALLASPLMTSGSEAKRSEDFRLVRKHAGELASWFTQETGWRLVVDAGAARLYKTPARPDDATRPARAPRTRVPFTRRRYVLLCLALAVLERADAQITLGRLADGVLTATGDPVLVAAGIEFRMDRREERSDLVAAVRLLLEWGVLHRVAGDEEAYLSEASNDVLYDVRRRVLAALPAATRGPSTVEAAAPDQRLTLLTSDVAPDTEELRLRALRHRLTRRLLDDPVVYYAELPEDERAYLVSQRHAITRRITELTGLVAEMRAEGIAMVDPEDELTDLRMPEQGTDGHATLLVAAHLATADGPRTEPQLVELVRQLAAQHRSYWRKGAAEPAAAAELLSQALDRLTALDLVTREGGHVTAKPALVRYALAAPTIRKARSRA; this is encoded by the coding sequence ATGACCGACGCGGACGTTCAGGCCGAGCGGCGCCGGGCCGCCCGCGCGCTGCTCGCCTCACCGCTGATGACCAGCGGAAGCGAGGCCAAAAGAAGTGAGGACTTTCGGCTGGTCCGCAAGCACGCGGGCGAGCTGGCGTCCTGGTTCACCCAGGAGACCGGTTGGCGGCTGGTGGTCGACGCGGGGGCCGCGCGGCTGTACAAGACGCCCGCCCGGCCGGATGACGCGACCCGGCCCGCCCGGGCGCCGCGGACCAGGGTGCCGTTCACCCGCCGCCGCTATGTGCTGCTCTGCCTGGCGCTGGCCGTACTGGAACGGGCCGACGCCCAGATCACCCTGGGCCGGCTGGCCGACGGTGTGCTGACGGCGACCGGCGACCCGGTGCTGGTGGCGGCGGGGATCGAGTTCCGGATGGACCGCCGTGAGGAGCGCTCCGACTTGGTGGCCGCCGTGCGGCTGCTGCTGGAGTGGGGTGTCCTGCACCGGGTGGCGGGCGACGAGGAGGCGTACCTGTCAGAGGCGTCGAACGACGTGCTCTACGACGTGCGGCGGCGCGTCCTGGCCGCCCTGCCGGCCGCGACCCGTGGCCCGTCCACCGTCGAGGCCGCCGCCCCGGACCAGCGGCTGACCCTGCTCACCTCCGACGTCGCGCCCGACACCGAGGAGTTGCGGCTGCGTGCGCTGCGCCACCGGCTCACCCGCAGACTGCTGGACGATCCGGTGGTGTACTACGCCGAGCTGCCGGAGGACGAGCGCGCCTACCTGGTCTCCCAGCGCCACGCGATCACCCGCCGGATCACCGAACTCACCGGCCTGGTCGCGGAGATGCGTGCCGAGGGGATCGCCATGGTCGACCCGGAGGACGAGCTGACCGACCTGCGGATGCCCGAGCAGGGCACCGACGGCCACGCCACCTTGCTGGTCGCCGCCCACCTCGCCACCGCCGACGGCCCCCGCACCGAGCCGCAACTCGTCGAGCTGGTACGGCAACTGGCCGCGCAACACCGCTCGTACTGGCGCAAGGGCGCCGCCGAGCCCGCCGCGGCGGCCGAGTTGCTGTCCCAGGCTCTCGACCGGCTCACCGCCCTCGACCTGGTGACCCGCGAGGGCGGCCACGTCACCGCCAAGCCGGCGCTGGTCCGCTACGCCCTGGCCGCCCCGACCATCCGAAAGGCCCGTTCCCGCGCATGA